In Crinalium epipsammum PCC 9333, the genomic window TACTTGCTAAGGCTAAACCCCATCCGCAACTATTCAAGTTATCATCATCTAAATTTAGTATTTCTTGTGCTGCATGAGTAATACTACTATGTAAATTAAGCATAATTTGTTGCCCAGCAGTTTGTCCTAAAGGAATTATTTTAACGCCTGCATTGACTAAATTACTAGCCCAACTGTGTAAGTATCCTAGTGTGGCTGCCAATAAATCAATTTCCCAGTAAGCGGAGATTAAACCGAATGCGATCGCATAATTACAAGGATTACCACAAGCCGTTACTATTGGTATCGTTTCTGGCTGTATTTCTTGGATCAGCCTCATTAAAGAATATCCCATTTGCCAGCTTTGATTACGCAATTCTTCTGTTTCTCTAGCAGCAGATAACCATTTATTCCAATAGCTTAATCTTTCCCAGTTTCCTTGCATTACGCTGTTAAAAGCTCTCGCCATCACAGCAGCTTCTAAACGAATGGCTCCATAGTATAATTCTTGGTTAAGCCAATGTTCTAAAGTTTGCTTGTCCTTAATTTTACCCAACTCTACCAAGGTTTCTAAACCTTCCGAATAGCTATAAGCGCCTATTGGTAAGGCAGAATTAGTTAGTTGCAGCAAACGTAGTAAATTAAGATAGCTTGAATTAATTGCTTCTCTCATGTTTGCGATAAAAAATTTAATTGTTAATTGTTAATTGTTAATTGTGTCCATAAGCGCCGCTTTCTGGTTGAAAAGGTACTATTTCTTCTGTGACTTGTAGATTTAAATGCTCTAGCATCGTTTTTAATACATAATCTGGAGCTAATCTTAAATAAGTTGTGTTAATTTCTAAGGCTATATGGCGATTTCCTAGATGATAGGCTGCTTTTAGTAAATCTAATGAATTTTTAGCGGTGACAGTAAAAACAGGTTCGGGTTTAGCAATTACTCGCACTAAGTTAGTATCTGTTTCTGATTTAAGTAAATCGCCATCATATAGCACTGTACCTCTGGGTAAATAGAGATATACATCTTCACCATTATCTGCTACAACACGATAGCGACTACGTGCGCGTTCTTCAGCAGTAAGAGAAAGAGTTAAGCTGACTATTGCATGATGATTTGCTGGTAATCTTGTTGTTAAAGTCAGCATTACTGAGATAGTAGGGTTAACAAGTAAGAAACTGGTATTGGTTTGAGCAAGTAGAATAAATTTATTTTTGGTGAAGCAAATTAGTACTTCTGAAAATAAGGATACCTTGAAGTCTAGCTGGCATGGAAGTCTTGATTTAAAGTTTGCCTGCCGTGACGGTGGATCTCAAGTAATTAAAAGTCAGGGAAAAGCGCCGTTGAAGGTGCAGCGACCTTTTTACCCAGAAGGACGCGAAGTTTGCCATAGTGTGATTTTACATACGGGGGGTGGTGTTGTGGGTGGCGATCGCTTGTCCTTAAACTTCCACCTGCAACCTAATACCCATGCTTTGATTACTTCTGCTGCTGCTGGTAAAGTTTATCGCAGTAATGGTTTAGAAGCTAGACAAACTGTGGAAATGCGGGTTGAAGCGGGTGCTTGTTTAGAATGGTTGCCACAGGAGAATATTATTTTTAATGATGCCAATTATCGGCAAGATTTGCGGGTAGAATTAGCTACTGATGCAACTTGGATGGGTTGGGAAATTACCCGTTTAGGTCGTACTGCAAGGGGAGAACAGTTTTTGCAGGGAAATTGGCGATCGCATACCGAAATTTGGCGACAAGGCGATCCTCTCTGGATAGATCGGCAATGGCTTCCAGGTGGTGAAAATATAATAAACAGTCCTCACGATTTGGCTGGATATCCGGTTATAGCAAGTTTTGCCTTTGTGGGAAAAGCAGTTTCTAAAGATTTAATTGAGAAAGCACGTAATTGTTGGCAAGCAGGAGAATATCAAGGAGAATCTGGAGTAACGACCCTCTTAGAAGGTATGCTTTGTCGCTATCGAGGCTATTCTACTCTTGAAGCACGTAACTGGTTTATCCGAGTTTGGGAACTGCTACGACTAGCATATTTAGGAAAGAATATTTGTATACCTAGAGTTTGGCAAATTTGATTTGATTAAGAAACTACTCCCTTCCCAGTAAAAGATTACTGATCGTATTCTTCTTCTTCCTTGGCGTTCTTTGCGTCTTGGCGGTTTTTCAAACAGGTATTCGCCATAGCTGGAAAGTAGTATATAGGAAATCAAGGAGGTTTTTAGATTAATGCAATTATCACCCCAAGAGAAAGATAAATTGTTAATTTTTACTGCTGCTTTAGTCGCAGAACGTCGTAAAGCTAGAGGATTAAAGTTAAATTATCCAGAAGCAGTAGCTTATCTCTCTGCGGCTATTTTAGAAGGTGCTAGAGATGGTCAAAGTGTTGCAGAATTAATGAGTTATGGTACTACCTTGCTAACGCGAGATGATGTGATGGAAGGTGTACCAGAAATGGTGCATGATGTGCAGATAGAAGCAACGTTTCCTGATGGTACAAAATTGGTTACAGTTCATAACCCTATTCAATAGTAGAGGTGAAAATGATTCCAGGTGAAATTATTGCTCAACAGGGAGAAATTGAACTAAACGCGGGTCGTCCTACCTTAAAAATAAAAGTAGCAAATACAGGCGATCGCCCCATTCAAGTTGGCTCACATTATCACTTTTACGAAGTCAACAAAGCCTTACAATTCGACCGAGAACAAACAAAAGGAATGCGCCTAGACATCCCCGCCGGAACAGCAGTGCGTTTTGAACCAGGTGACGAAAAAGAAATAATATTAGTACCTTTCACAGGTAGTCGTCAAATTTATGGATTTAATGCCAAAATCAACGGTCAATTACCAAGAAACTAGATATCGAGCAAGATAAATATTTTTTTAGAACGCAGATGGAAGCAGATAAACGCAGATAAACGCAGATGTTTAACCCAACTTAAAATGTATAACTTCTGATTTTATTAGTCACCAAAAAATACTAAATAACCTTTGCGATCCTTTGCGCTTCCCTTTGCGCCCTACCCTTCGGGAAGCCTTCTGCTAATGCGTTAAAAAAACCTAACAAGGAACTATTATGAGTTATAGAATGGATCGTCGTGCCTACGCCGAAACCTATGGTGCAACAACAGGCGATCGCATCCGCCTAGCAGACACAGAATTATTCATCGAAGTTGAACAAGATTTCACAACCTACGGCGATGAAGTTAAATTTGGTGGTGGTAAAGTTATTAGAGACGGGATGGGACAATCTCCTATTTCTAATGCTGATGGTGCAGTAGATTTAGTAATTACTAATGCTTTAATTCTCGATTGGTGGGGAATTGTTAAAGCAGATATTGGTATTAAAGATGGGCATATTTATAAAATTGGTAAAGCAGGAAATCCTTATATTCAAGACAACGTAGATATTATTATCGGCGCTGGTACTGAAGTTGTTGCTGGCGAAGGAATGATTTTAACTGCGGGGGGAATAGATAGCCATATTCACTTTATCTGCCCACAACAAATAGAAACTGCGATCGCCTCCGGTATTACTACAATGATAGGTGGTGGTACTGGTCCCGCTACAGGTACAAATGCCACAACTTGCACCCCTGGCGCTTGGAATATTTATCGAATGTTACAAGCTGCGGATGCTTTTCCTGTAAATTTAGGCTTTTTAGGTAAAGGTAATAGTAGCAAACCTGAAGGATTAATAGAACAAGTATTTGCAGGTGCAATGGGATTAAAATTGCACGAAGATTGGGGAACAACACCAGCAACAATTGATACTTGTTTAAGTGTTGCAGATGAGTATGATATCCAAGTAGCAATTCACACTGATACTTTAAATGAAGCTGGTTTTGTAGAAGATACAATTGCTGCTTTTAAAAACCGTGTAATTCATACTTATCATACTGAAGGTGCTGGCGGTGGTCATGCGCCAGATATTATTAAAGTGTGTGGTCAAGCTAATGTTTTACCTTCTTCAACTAACCCCACGCGCCCCTATACTTTAAATACTCTAGATGAACATTTAGATATGTTGATGGTATGTCATCATCTAGATCCAGCAATTCCAGAGGATGTCGCATTTGCAGAGTCAAGAATTCGGCGAGAAACTATTGCTGCTGAAGATATTTTGCATGATTTAGGCGCATTTAGCATCATTTCTTCTGATTCTCAAGCAATGGGGAGAGTGGGAGAAGTAATAATTCGCACTTGGCAAACCGCCCACAAAATGAAAGTGCAACGGGGGAACCTTACTTCACAAGGAGAGGGGGAGAAGGCGGATAATTTCCGCGTTAAAAGGTATGTTGCTAAATATACTATCAACCCTGCAATTACTCACGGTATTGCTAATTATGTGGGTTCCGTAGAAGTTGGTAAATTAGCAGATTTATGTTTATGGCGACCTGCATTTTTTGGGGTAAAACCGGAATTAGTAATTAAAGGCGGTATGATTGCTTGGTCACAAATGGGAGATGCTAACGCGAGTATTCCCACACCGCAACCTGTACATATGCGCCCGATGTTTGGCAGTTTTGGAGGTGCTATTTCTGCTACATCCCTTACCTTTGTATCTCAGGCAGCATTAGATCGAGATATTCCCACACAGTTAAAGTTACAAAAACCAGCAGTTGCGGTATCCGGGACACGCCAAATTAGTAAGCGCGATTTGAAGTTGAATGATGCCTTACCTGAGATAGAAGTAGATCCAGAAACCTATGAAGTTAGGGCAGATGGGGAGTTATTAACCTGCGAACCTGCAACAGTTTTACCGATGGCGCAACGTTATTTTTTGTTTTAGAGCCATTGTTTTGGGAATAACTAATCTTATACATTGTCTAGTGGCACGTCCAACAGAGGAAATTTTTCCCATCCCCGTGCATCAAAGTGCCACCATTCTGTCGGTAGCCCTACAAACTGATGTTTTTGCATCATCTCCTCAAGCAACAAGCGATTTTTCTTGGCTTGATCGCTGATATTACTGTAATTTCTATGCGCTCGTGCAGTAAAATTATCATACTCACTAGGCATCTCCAATTCCTTGCCAGTGCGATCGACAAGTGTAACATCTACTGCTGCACCGCGATTATGTCGGGAGCCAGTGCTAGGATTAGCTACATAGCGAGGATCGGACACTATTTTCCACATCTGCTTTTGCACTGACAAAGGTCTGTAGCAATCATAAACTTTCAATCCCAGCCCTTGTTGTGCTAATTCTTCTTGAACTTTTGACAGTTTCTCCGCTACTGAAAATCTTAGCAAGCATCTCGCTACAGGATAAACTTTTCTTTTCATAAAGTTATTTTCTGTAGCGTAGCGGATATCAATCAGGATATTTTTATTAACAGAATGAATATCAATTAGCTGAGAATCATCTATTTTTTGGGTAGGTTGAGATTGTGATGATGGATTTTCTACAGCAGTTGGCGTGGTGCTGGAATTAACTGTAGGGGCTACCGAAATAGAAGTATCTTTATTACAGGCTACAGATAAGAACGGTATCAGTGTCATCACGCCTACAAATTTTAGTGATTTAGGACACATTTGGTAATTTGTATAAACAATTATCTATTACAAACTTTTTTAATTCGATTGCTAGCTACCCAACCTTGAATAGGGGAGTTGATTTGAACCCAGCCCTTTCTTTCGGCTATCACGGTGAGGGTTGTGCCATTGTTTAATGAGCCAATATTATTGTCAGGTTTAACTTCAGGACTTTCACGTACGTTGAGAGGTGGATTTGGATCGTCAACTACAATAGTACAATTGGCAGCTTGACTGGAATTTTGCCCTCTTGTGGTAGTGTTATCAGCTAAAGAAGGCGCTACAGATACTATCTTGGGCGGATTAGAAGTAGTGGTTAATGGTGAAGATGGAGTTGTTGAAGTATTGCAAACTTTTTTGATTCGATTTGCAGCTACCCAACCTTGAATAGGCGAGTTAATTTGAACCCAACCGTTTCTTTGAGCTATTACGGTAAGGGTTGTGCCATTGTCTAATGAGCCGATATTGTTGTCAGGTTTAACTTCAGGGCTGTCGCGCACGTTGAGAGGTGGGGCTGGATCGTCAACTACAATAGTACAATTGGCAGTTTGGCTGGAATTTTGCACCCTTGTAGTAATGTTATCAGCTAGGGAAGGCGCTACAGATGCTATCTTAGGCGGATTAGAAGTATTGGTTGCTCGTGGCGATGGAGTTTTTGATGCTCCTTCTTGTATAGATTTGTGTTGATCGAGGAAGGAAGAAACTCCCATGAACACGATACCAGTTAGAGTTGCACAAAATCCTGTTATTAACAGCCAGCGCGGAAAAGCAAAGACAGAACGTGGTGGTAAAGATATTGTAGGAGATACATTTGGCTGTGGTGATTGCTGAGAATTTAGATCCTTGAGTACTTCATCAGCCGATTGATAGCGTAGCTGGCGCTCTATATGCAGTAATTTACTTAGTATTTGCTCTAATTCCTTACTAATTGGATACTGTAAGTGCATCTGCCAATTCTGTACCCAGCTATAACCCTGCGTTTGCCAAAGCGACCAAGGGTTAATTCCAGTTAGTAAATGAAAACAAGTTGCACCCAGGCTATAAAGGTCGCTTGCAGGATAAGCTTCTCCCCCCTGCATTTGTTCGATCGCAGCATAACCAAAAGAGCCAATGGTTGTTCCTGGTTTCGCTGCCACTGTTGCTGTAGCGTGTTTAGCCACTCCAAAATCAATGAGTACTAACTTTTTGTCACTTTGGCGACGAATGATATTTTCTGGTTTAATATCTCGGTGAATTACCTGTTGAGAATGCACTGACTGGAGAATAGGTAGCAAGTTGTGTAAAAGTTCTTGAATCTTTTGCTCGCTAAATGTCCCCTGTTGTCCCAACTCTTCCAATAAATTTTGTCCTAAAATAAACTGTTGTACCAAAAACAGGTAATTACCTTCTTTAAAATAGGCATACAGAGTTGGAATTTGGGGATGTTCGCCTAGCTGTTGCAATCGCTTTGCTTCTTGATAAAATAACTCTGTGGCTTTTTGCAATGCCCAACTACCTTGCACTTGAGGGGCTAATTGCTTGACAACGCATTTTTCATCTAGCTTATCCACATCCTCTGCTAGATAGGTGCGCCCAAATCCCCCGCTGCCAATTGGCTTAATAATACGGTAGCGATTTCGTAGTAGAACTACCAACCCTGTACCGCAACTAATGCAGAAATTTGTCCCATCAGGATTTTGCGGATGCTGACAATTGGGATTGAGGCAGCAAATCATAATTGGTTGGGAACTATTCGACTGCATACATTATAAAAATTTAAATCAAACTATGCTTTGTTACGAATCTGTCCGAAAAGCCAACTCAAAAAATTACAATTTCAGATGTACTTCATTAATTTCACTTACCTTTTCTTGATGATAGTGAAGGATAATATAATTTTTCTCAGCAATTATTTACTGAAAAACTAATTGGAAATCAATAAAAACTGAAAATGAATTTCTCTAGCTCTGCCTTTTTATACTGCTAAAAATCTTTGAATCACATCCTGACTTAATTCGCTAGTAGCACCAGAGGCAACAATACCGCCTTTTTGCATGGCGTAATACCAATCTGCTTGGCGGACAAAATGCAGGTGTTGTTCTACTAACAATACAGAAATTCCAGTAGCTTCAATTATTCGACGTACTGCTGCTTCGATTTCTAGAATAATTGAGGGCTGAATACCTTCTGTCGGTTCATCTAGTATTAGTAACTGGGGTTTTCCCATTAAAGCACGAGCGATCGCTAATTGTTGTTGCTGTCCTCCACTTAAGTCACCACCCATACGAGATAGCATTGTTTTTAGTACTGGAAATAAGGCAAATATTTCTTCTGGAATTTCCTGATTTCCTTTGCTACCGTCGCGTCTTGCTTCTAAACCTAGTAATAAATTTTCTTTCACTGTTAAACGTGGGATGATTTCGCGTCCTTGGGGAACATACCCAATTCCTAGTTTTGCCCGCCCGTCGGGTGATTTATTAGTTATTGGTTCGCCAACAAAATTAATTGTGCCAGTTCGAGGCTTGATTAATCCCATAATGGTTTTTAGTAGAGTAGTTTTACCTACGCCATTGCGTCCAATTAAGCAAACCATTTGCCCTGCTGACACAGTTAAGTCTACATTCCGGAGGATGTGGCTTTCACCGTAGTAAACATTAAGGTTAGATAGTTGTAGCATTAGCTGGTTAGAAGGGGTATTTGTGGGTGTGTGTGCGATCGCTCTGATTCCTTGTGTCATATTTATACCTATATTCCAAATCTCAAAATAGTCACTTGTCTAACTGACCACTATTAAAGTACTACTTTTAACCAAAAACTCAGCTTGAAAAAAACTGAATAGTAGACGCATACAGAAAGTGGTAACTACTCACCTCACGAGTTGAGGTAGTCAGGAAATACTGAAATCAATAGAGTTCAGTTATCCCACAAGCACAAATGAAACTTACAACCGCTACCAATAATACCTTCTCTTCTGTTGTTAATTCTGTTAAATCCATTACTACTAAACTACCTCTTAAGGTTGTTATTGCTTCGGCTTTATTACTCGGCGTAACTGGGAGTATGGTGATGGATTCCTTCGTACTTACTGCACCAAGCTATGCCAAAACTGTTTCTAAAACCAAAGCTCGTAAAGCTAAAAAGCGCGTTACAGCTAAGAAACCAGTTACAGCTAAGAAACCAGTTGTAGCCAAGAAACCAACTGTTAAACCTATTGCTGTCAACCCCATCAATCTCCCACCAACTTTTCAAAACAGTAACGATTCACCCAGACCTGTAGGTTCTTCCTTGTTTGGTCAACAAGAAGTTACTCAAAATCAATTTATGGTTGTGGCTGCACCTTTAAGTGGAAATCGTTATCAACTGGTGATTTTGCAGCAATTATCCAATAAAAGAGCGTGTTGGGCTGAAAATGGCAGTTCAGTTAAGCCATTATTATTAGACTTTGACTTTACAGGCATTTGTGGACGATTTACTGATAGCAACGGTTATTCAATGCGGCAAGCAGGTGTTGATTTAGGGGCGCAATATAATTTCGATGTCGTACAGCGTGGTAATCAACTGGTGTTGCTAGGCACTAAATCAAGAGATTTTAATGCTCAACCGATTGAACTTGGCAGAAGCAATGGTATTGGTCAAGGATTCACTAAAATCAATTTAGATTCTAATTGGCGGTTAGCTAAACGCACTTACAACGGTAAAGCTTTAGGACACATTTATCTCACCACTGATTCTGTAGCAAGTAGGTAATTGATAGCAAAAGAGCGAATTTATTATCATGGTCAATTCAGTATCCTACCCTGATCTTTTAAGGGTGGGATTTTCCATATTTTGGTTGTGCGATGGTAATACTGCAAGAAGAGTGTAACATTAACCTTCTTTTCGCCTGTCCCATACAACGCTCTTGGCGACCACCGCAAGGCGGCGCGTAAGCTTCGCCATAGCTATTTGTTTGTAGAAGGTGAGAGAACTGAACTGCCTACCAAAATTTATAAGTTTGCGTAAACTGCTTTTAGTCTGATGAAGCCTAACGTAGAGTAACAACTTACCAGTGCCAAGCTGCTGTAAATGAAGTTACTTTTAACAGAATTATATTAAGTAAAGATAATGAAAAAAATATTGCTTTTAAGTTTTAATCTAATTTTCACGTATCCTGTCTGCACCCTAACATAAGCGCAAACTATCAAACTAATAGAGATGAAATTTACAATGAAAGCCGTATTATTGTCAGTATTGGTGAGTTGTGCGATCGCACCGCAGGCACTTGCACAGCAGATTCCCAAGACCGCAATTAGCGCCAAGCCTAATTCCTCTAAAACTGCACAACAGAAGACAGCCCCTACAAAATCCTGGTCAAATCCAACGCTACGAATCTCCTTGCCGACGACTGCCACTAAATTAAAATTTAGTAAAGATGGCAAAACGCTATTCACTAATGGAGCCAATGAACAATCTGCTGAACTGTGGAGCTTGACGAGCGGCAAACGAATTTCAGCCTTTCCAGCAACACCTGGCTTTACCTTCTGTGATGTCGCCCTCAGCCCTGATGGGCAATTTGCGGCTGGTCTGATGTATTCCGGCTATGCTCCTACGTCAACTAAGCGCAATATCGAACTTTTAGTTTGGAATCTTAAGACTGGACAATCACAGTGGGTAAGACCCATTCAAAATCACGCCATTAAACCTGCTGACACCCAATTTTGTCAGGTTGAGTTCAGCCCGAATAGTCGCCTCCTCGCCACGAGCATCACCACCCCTTCTAACAAGTTGCAATCGGGAGTCCGCATCTGGAATGTTTTACAGGGAACGTTGCAACAAGTCACTCCAGGGGCTGTAGTACCCTACATGAATCGCTTTGCATTTAGCCCAGACAGTTCTGTTTTAGGGTTCGTCACTAAAGTCAAGGGCAATTCTCAACTGCATTTGTGGAATTTAAATACCCGAAAACTGCAAGCCAAACTGCAAGCGGTACATGAAGGTAATTTGTTGTCGATAATTGATATTGTTTTTAGCCCTAATCAGCAAGACGTAATGGCTTTTTCTTACGATGGAGGAATATCTAACTATATATCTCGTTGGCAAATTAAAACCGGAAAGTTACAACGAAAGTCAGAGCTTTCGATTGATCGTACCGCTAGTCTTTTGGCACTCAGTCCCGATGGACAAACGTATGTCTATGGGTCTGATGTGATTGGATATTATATCGGTAATTTTCAAACCAACAAAAGCTTTCCGTTTCCTCAAAGTCTTAGCCCAACAAGTGGGTTAACGAGAATGGTTTTTAGCCCTGATGGGCAACAGATGGCGATTGTCAGCAATAACCAGACTATTAATGTCATTCATTAAGTCAGTTCGCCTAGCCACGACAACAAAAGTATCGCATTTTATTGTTGCCCCAAATATACTTCAATTACACGCGGATCATTCTGTACTTCTTCAATAGTGCCTTCGCATAACACCGAACCTTCATGCAAAACTGTCACTTGGCGGGCAATTTGTCGGACAAATTCCATATCATGTTCAATCACTAAAATTGAATGACTTTGTGCTAAAGCTAAAAGTAACTCGCCGATGTGATAAGTTTCTTCGTCTGTTAATCCAGCAACAGGCTCATCAACTAGCAACAAATCTGGTGACTGTCCAACTAACATCCCAATTTCTAAACGTTGTTTTTCTCCATGCGAAAGTAAACCTGCTGCTATATCGGCTTTTGCAGATAAGCCAATAGTTTCTAGCAAACCTATAACTTTGTGTTTTTCGTCTTTTGAAGAACTACTAAATAAGCTGCTAAAGACATCTTTCCGGCGGTTGCAGGTAATTTCTAAATTCTCGCGGGGTGTGAGGTTGAGGTAAACTCGCGGTGTTTGGAATTTACGACCAATACCTAATCGGGCGATTTGATGTTCTGCCAGTTTTTTAGTGTTTTTTCCTTTAAATAGTACTCGTCCTTCAGTTGGTTGGACTTTGCCTGTAATTACGTCTAGAAAAGTGGTTTTACCAGCACCATTAGGACCAATAACTACTCGCAATTCACCTACATCCATGCTAAAGGTTAGGTGGTTGAGTGCTTTGAATCCGTCGAAGCTGACGGTGACGTTTTCGGTTTCTACTATTTTGGTGTTCACGGGATTTTTTTAACGCAAAGGACGCAGAGGTAAGCGCAAAGATCGCAAAGGAGAAGGATTAAATTTATCTTTGTGTTTATATCTAGTTTTTATTATTCATGTTCCAAAGTTTCGCGCTCAAGCTGTATATCTGGGTCTTCTTCTAAGCTTGGGTAGGTAGCTACTTGTTTGCGTTTTCCTAGAAGTGATTTAACTAGATTAATGCCTTGCGATCGCATCCATCCTACTATTCCATCAGGTAGCACTGTGACGACTATTAAAAATAAGGCTCCTTGGAAAAATAACCAAATTTCGGGAAATTGTTCGCTTAATAAGCTTTTACCATAATTAACTAGCAATGCTCCTAAAATTGCACCAATTAAAGTTGCACGACCTCCTACAGCTACCCAAATCACCATTTCTATAGAAAAGGCAATATCCATTGCTCTAGGTGAGATAGATTGGCTTTGTAGGGTATATAATGCGCCAGCAATTCCAGCTAATCCAGCCGAAACAGCAAATACTAATACTTTAAATTCTGTAGGATCGTAACCTGAAAACCTAATCCTACTTTCATCATCACGCAGAGCAATTAGTAAGCGTCCTAGTCTTCCAGTTGTTAACCAACGGCAAAGGGCATAAGCTGCTACTAAAAATATTACTGTTAGTATATAAAAAACTACTTGGGTTTTATTGTTACCTACATCAGCACCTAATAAAGTTTTAAAGTCTATTAGCCCGTTTGTACCATTAAACAGTTTTTGCTGACCGTTAAAGAAATTGAAAAAAACAATAGTTGCTGCTTGCGTCAGGATGGAAAAATAAACTCCTTTGATGCGATTACGAAATACTAAATAACCTAACAAGGCAGCTAGTAAAGTGGGAAGTAGTAAAACTGCTAAGACAGAAAAACCAAATGAATGAAATGGTTGCCAGAACCAAGGTAATTCTGTTACACCGTAGAGACCCATAAAATCGGGTAACTGGCTACTTGCATCAGAGGGAATTTGTAATTTTAAGTGCATTCCCAAGGCATAACCGCCTAGTGCAAAGAAAACGCCATGACCTAAACTCAGCATTCCTGTATAGCCCCAGATTAAGTCAATACCAAGGGCAACAATTGCTAAAGCTAAATAACGTCCCAATAAGTTGAGGCGAAATTCTGTGAGGATAACTGGCATTATAAGTATAAGGAGGAGTGCGATCGCAACGACAACCCCTACTTCTACCAGCAAAGCTTTTCGCTTACGGTTAATACTACGCTTTCCAATTGCTAAATCTACTGTCATCTGATTTAATCGCTAACTGCTAATTACTAATTGCTAACTGCTAATTGTTAATTGTCCACCGTGCGTCCTTTTTGTGGAAACAAACCAGCAGGACGTACTTGTAGAAAAGCAATGATTAAGGCAAACACCATTACCTTTGCCATACTGGTATTTGCAAAAAATTCAAAGAAATCAGCTAGTGGCTTTATTGGTGCTAACAACAGCGCCAATGTATTAGAACCAATTAGGTAATTAGCAGTGCCAATAGCTAAAGCTGCAACAATACTTCCAACTAACTTACCAACACCACCCACAACCACAACCATAAAAGTATCAACAATATAGTTTTGTCCGGTATTTGGTCCTACAGAACCCAGCAAACTTACCGCACAGCCAGCTACTCCAGCTAAACCCGAACCGATGGCAAAAGTGATAGCATCGACTTTAGCAGTCGCAATACCTAAACAAGCACTCATAGTGCGATTTTGTGTTACAGCGCGTATCCGTAACCCCCAAGCTGTACGTTGCAAAAATATATAAATCCCAGTTAAACAAATAATTGTTAACGCGATGATAAATAGTCGTGAATAAGGCATTTGAAAATTACCTACAGGCAACCCACCACGCAACCAACTCGGCGCTGTTACATCAACATTTTGAGCGCCAAACCAAGGTTGTGTAACTGCTAGTTTAAAAGTTTGCCCTAAAAATACACTCGTAGCTGCTGCAATTGCTAAAGATAAAGGTAGCATTACTGCTACAACCCAGTTACGAATGCGCTCAAAATCAGCACGGCGCGACAGAAATTGCCAAGCACCAAAAAAGAGCAAAGAAAATAGAGCAATTCCAATTATTAGCACCCAGTTCACACTGCGAACAAACTGTTGCAAAATCAAACTTAC contains:
- a CDS encoding urease accessory protein UreF, which translates into the protein MREAINSSYLNLLRLLQLTNSALPIGAYSYSEGLETLVELGKIKDKQTLEHWLNQELYYGAIRLEAAVMARAFNSVMQGNWERLSYWNKWLSAARETEELRNQSWQMGYSLMRLIQEIQPETIPIVTACGNPCNYAIAFGLISAYWEIDLLAATLGYLHSWASNLVNAGVKIIPLGQTAGQQIMLNLHSSITHAAQEILNLDDDNLNSCGWGLALASMAHETQYTRLFRS
- the ureE gene encoding urease accessory protein UreE, yielding MLTLTTRLPANHHAIVSLTLSLTAEERARSRYRVVADNGEDVYLYLPRGTVLYDGDLLKSETDTNLVRVIAKPEPVFTVTAKNSLDLLKAAYHLGNRHIALEINTTYLRLAPDYVLKTMLEHLNLQVTEEIVPFQPESGAYGHN
- a CDS encoding urease accessory protein UreD, which translates into the protein MKQISTSENKDTLKSSWHGSLDLKFACRDGGSQVIKSQGKAPLKVQRPFYPEGREVCHSVILHTGGGVVGGDRLSLNFHLQPNTHALITSAAAGKVYRSNGLEARQTVEMRVEAGACLEWLPQENIIFNDANYRQDLRVELATDATWMGWEITRLGRTARGEQFLQGNWRSHTEIWRQGDPLWIDRQWLPGGENIINSPHDLAGYPVIASFAFVGKAVSKDLIEKARNCWQAGEYQGESGVTTLLEGMLCRYRGYSTLEARNWFIRVWELLRLAYLGKNICIPRVWQI
- the ureA gene encoding urease subunit gamma; this encodes MQLSPQEKDKLLIFTAALVAERRKARGLKLNYPEAVAYLSAAILEGARDGQSVAELMSYGTTLLTRDDVMEGVPEMVHDVQIEATFPDGTKLVTVHNPIQ
- a CDS encoding urease subunit beta; protein product: MIPGEIIAQQGEIELNAGRPTLKIKVANTGDRPIQVGSHYHFYEVNKALQFDREQTKGMRLDIPAGTAVRFEPGDEKEIILVPFTGSRQIYGFNAKINGQLPRN
- the ureC gene encoding urease subunit alpha produces the protein MSYRMDRRAYAETYGATTGDRIRLADTELFIEVEQDFTTYGDEVKFGGGKVIRDGMGQSPISNADGAVDLVITNALILDWWGIVKADIGIKDGHIYKIGKAGNPYIQDNVDIIIGAGTEVVAGEGMILTAGGIDSHIHFICPQQIETAIASGITTMIGGGTGPATGTNATTCTPGAWNIYRMLQAADAFPVNLGFLGKGNSSKPEGLIEQVFAGAMGLKLHEDWGTTPATIDTCLSVADEYDIQVAIHTDTLNEAGFVEDTIAAFKNRVIHTYHTEGAGGGHAPDIIKVCGQANVLPSSTNPTRPYTLNTLDEHLDMLMVCHHLDPAIPEDVAFAESRIRRETIAAEDILHDLGAFSIISSDSQAMGRVGEVIIRTWQTAHKMKVQRGNLTSQGEGEKADNFRVKRYVAKYTINPAITHGIANYVGSVEVGKLADLCLWRPAFFGVKPELVIKGGMIAWSQMGDANASIPTPQPVHMRPMFGSFGGAISATSLTFVSQAALDRDIPTQLKLQKPAVAVSGTRQISKRDLKLNDALPEIEVDPETYEVRADGELLTCEPATVLPMAQRYFLF
- the ddpX gene encoding D-alanyl-D-alanine dipeptidase, giving the protein MTLIPFLSVACNKDTSISVAPTVNSSTTPTAVENPSSQSQPTQKIDDSQLIDIHSVNKNILIDIRYATENNFMKRKVYPVARCLLRFSVAEKLSKVQEELAQQGLGLKVYDCYRPLSVQKQMWKIVSDPRYVANPSTGSRHNRGAAVDVTLVDRTGKELEMPSEYDNFTARAHRNYSNISDQAKKNRLLLEEMMQKHQFVGLPTEWWHFDARGWEKFPLLDVPLDNV